From a single Cryptococcus neoformans var. neoformans B-3501A chromosome 3, whole genome shotgun sequence genomic region:
- a CDS encoding hypothetical protein (HMMPfam hit to PhzC-PhzF, Phenazine biosynthesis-like protein, score: 48.4, E(): 1.3e-12), with product MTSPPLPFYLLNAFAPTFHSGNQAAVVFFDSASDPQSTDEQFMTLVARDFNFAETAYLIPLDGNGEGCVGKYGLRWFTPEEEVALCGHATLAASQAVFSINPDFETIEFTTRFSGVLTARKIESKQVEITLPSLPKNILEAFDGKSSKEDLRKVSSVFGVEEEEIVAVSPFAFGSRSSVIVSLAPEVDLAKVEASEANLLAFSDGMIIVTQVAREQPDDQLHINSRVFAPGLGVIEDPVAINPYLEIADRIRPCPSHWVLRKFTIDCQASPEKVCRQPAHDCTQWDTVEQKRRKTHLYMGRL from the exons ATGACTTCCCCTCCACTCCCATTCTACCTTCTCAACGCCTTCGCCCCAACTTTCCATTCAGGCAATCAAGCGGccgtcgtcttctttgactCGGCTTCCGATCCTCAGTCAACTGATGAACAGTTCATGACATTAGTGGCTAGGGATTTCAACTTTGCTGAAACGGCTTATCTTATCCCACTCGACGGCAATGGTGAGGGCTGCGTTGGGAAGTATGGCTTGAGGTGGTTTACTCCCGAAGAA GAGGTAGCACTTTGCGGACATGCCACATTGGCAGCATCTCAGGCGGTCTTCTCTATCAACCCTGATTTTGAAACCATCGAATTTACCACCCGCTTCTCCGGCGTTCTTACCGCAAGGAAGATCGAAAGCAAACAAGTAGAGATCACCCTTCCCTCATTACCCAAGAATATCCTCGAAGCTTTTGACGGAAAGTCTTCCAAAGAAGATCTCAGGAAGGTGAGCAGTGTCTTTGGAgtagaggaggaagagattgtTGCTGTTTCACCGTTCGCTTTCGGCTCGAGAAGCTCCGTTATTGTTTCTCTGGCTCCCGAAGTTGACTTGGCAAAAGTAGAAGCTTCAGAAGCTAATTTG CTGGCCTTTTCCGACGGCATGATCATCGTTACTCAAGTTGCAAGGGAGCAACCAGACGATCAATTGCATATCAATTCCAGAGTTTTTGCTCCGGGACTTGGCGTCATAGAGGATCCTGTG GCGATAAACCCTTACCTTGAAATCGCAGACCGGATCCGCCCATGCCCATCTCACTGGGTACTACGTAAATTCACCATTGACTGCCAAGCTTCTCCCGAAAAAGTTTGCCGACAGCCCGCTCACGACTGTACTCAATGGGACACAGTTGAgcaaaagaggaggaagactCATTTGTACATGGGACGACTGTAA